tgaagcattggaatgcaatgccaagagaggaggtggattctccatcccttcaggtttttaagtcccggcttgacaaggtcctggctgggatgacttagtaggggttgatcctgcttgaagcagggggctggactagatggcctcctgaggtcccttccagccctatgattctgtgattctgtgaacttaccccagagttgttattccaaaataaggtacTCTGGAAtaacatgtccacactacagaaaaGCCACAAAATAAGCAAAACGTATTCCAAAATAGAGTGTTCACACATAATAAAGCCTATTGTGGATTATGACTGCAGTCTGAAATACTATGTTTACACACCAACGTTATTTGggaagccatccactatttccaaAATGATTTCAAAGGGCAGTTTGCTGAGTAGATGCAGAGTtcttttggaataatggccattattccgaaataagTTCACTGTGGAGACACACCCTTAGGCTGCGTccatgctagcaagttcttttgaaagcattctcaaaagaagggggcgctttcgaaagatcctgtgaAGCATCAACCCGCAAAAAGCAATCTTTTGAAATAGAATTGAAAGAACacggcgctccttttgaaagtgcccttCTCACACCCGTTTCTGGAAGAGCGCCTTctgtcaaaagcttctttcgaaagaaaacgtgtgtagatgctccaccggcccttctttcgaaagagtattCCTCATGGCACAGAATTtgtcaatccctggcccgttccttCAAAAGACTGGGAGCTGTGTGggcgctctctttcaaaagagcggctcactcttttgatccacttttgggtgcgtggacacactctttcgaaaagtatcagaggggtagccatgttagtctggatctgtaacagcaacaaagagtcctggggcaccttatagactaacagaaaagttttgagcatgagctttcgtgagcatagactcacttcatcagatgctggtcttggaaatctgcagggccaggtattaataagccagagcaagggtggggacaacaaggttagctcagtcagcacaggtgaggcttactaccagcagttgatctggaggtgtgaacaccaagggaggggaagctgcacaCACaggagcagacttaaaagtagctatcctacagcaaaaatatttcaggacaagactccaaagagaaattgctgggctacaattcatctgcaaatacgatgccctcagctcaggcttaaacaaagactgtgaatggctggctaaatacaaaggcagcttcccctcccttggtgttcacacctccagatcagctgctggtagtaagcctcacccttgctgattgagataaccttgttatcccccccttgctctggcttattcatacctggccctgcagatttccaagaccagcatctgataaagtgagtctgctcacgaaagctcatgctcaaaacttttctgttagtgtataaggtgccacaggacccctcattgctgttactctttcaaaagaggctctttcaaaagatctcctaGTGTAGATATGTTTGGCTTAACTGGCATGTTTTGCCCATTTTTACTTGGTAAATTGTTCTGATCCATCTTTCACTTGCAGTCACTTCAgtcccactttttatactttataAAAGACTTTTCTTTCTGAACAAAcccagtataaataattgttactgggagaggggcacagctgtgcatatctctttttTATTGACAAATGCAGCAAACAGCTTTctctgtaaaaaaacaaaaatgaagcctTATGGCACTTTAACaagatttattagctgatgagctttcgtgggacagaattttccagctctgaagaagtgggtctgtcccatgaaagctcatcatctaataaatcattttctctAGTACAacaggactgctgctttgttttgtgaagatacagactagcacagctacacctctgaggtttctctgtgtaaaactttccCACTGATTTACTCCAACTCTTTGCCTTGGCTGAGGAAACCAGAGTCTCTGGCCCAGTGGGTATGATTCACATGTCAGGTGATAACCTCAAGGggacctctgtgatccaacctgtcAAATGGGTCTAATTCTTTTTCGCAATCCATTTTTCCTGAGGGCTTTCACAATATCCCcagcaatgaattccacaggttggctgtgttttgtgaaaacaaaaacaaaaacacatcccatagaactggaagggacctttggaggccatcaagtcctgtcccctgccctcttggcaggaccaagcaccatccctgactgatttttctttcatctattttgccccagactcctaaatggcctcctcaaggatggaactcacaaccctgggtttagcaggtcagtactcaaaacactgagctaacCCTCCTGTACCCGcactgctgccctgagccccaccacacctcccaacccccttccctgatTCCTGCTTCCCCCACAATCTggtgccaccccctgcccctcagacAGCAGCTAGAATGGATAGGGGGTGGCTTACCAAGTTTGTTGGCCAGTGGCCATGTGAagctctgtccccagctggccactgttcTGGTGGTGTGTCTTCCCCCCCAGTGGCCACTGTGCAGTATAGCATCCCTCCTCTCTCTCCACTGCCTAACCATGATCTGGAAAacattcccattccaggcacttcctgTTCTCCAGCCACAAccgaaccctgaccttgctttaagttagggtaagaggagaCGCAGGACAAATTTGTTCTCCCTGCCACTTACCATTTAGGTGGAGTTCTTGGCCAAATGCAtgtgcagacagacagacttaCAGCAGATAGATGCACAAACTCTGTCAAATATAACTAGCGAAAACTGCTTCACTAGGGTAATGTCTATGCTGTAGAGCCATTTTGGGAGACTGTGATATCCCACAATAGCTACTCCGCATCTTTGAACTGCtcccattgttttgaaatatcGTTTTGAAATAACCAGAGCAGGACTTCGGCATCCCTCTACATCTCGTTGCAGGAGGAGCAAGAGAGGCctcaaaatagtgcagtattttgacatttggcaccgTGTAGAGGGCACCAAATCGtgaaacagcctattttgaaagggactcgaaaaaggatacaccaagtgcattgtgcaaattgtgtatctgattttggctgtgtcaacacaagcactgcactttcgaaagaggcatgcaaatgaggaaactgaaaatgcaaatgaggtgcagatttacatatccgacacctcatttgcaaattctcCTTCCAAACCAGCTTCgttcgaaagaaaaaaaagcagtgtaggtgcgtctgttttgaaaacagggtttaccTTCTGAAGATCCGCATCTCCACTGCTGTTTCTTTCAAGAtcaactctttcaaaaggagaatacgAAAATGAGGCtccggatatgtaaatctgcacctaatttgcattttcaatttcctcatttgcttgACTCTTTCAAAACCACAGTGATCGTACAGGCACAACCTTTAAATTTAGGGTGCTATGTAAAAGTAGACTAGGAGGGGGgttgaagctctggaatgggtcaGCTAGGGAGGCGGTAGACTCTTCTTCCCAAGAGGTCtttaagtgctggcttgacagagccctgcatgggatgatttagatggggcttGTTTTGCTTTTGATGGAGtttggactcaatggcctcctgaggtctctttcaaccctatgattctagggTACCATGTATAGATCTAGAATTAGGGATGTAAAGAGACCGTTAGGTTGAAAAGAGAATGCTTTTCTTAATAAATAACTAGGTCAATAGGCTAACAAGGTCAACTGTCTGAGCCAGTTGAGGTAAGTAGGAGAATACCCTGAGAACCTTTTACTACTAACTGAAATAAAGGTCAGGAAATGTAAACGTGAAGTAAGGAATATTTCAAGTGAGGACAGCGAACGGACAGAACATGCTACTCAGGTTCCTGTGGAGTAATGAAGCCAAGCCAAAAATGTTTCACATAATGTGGAGTAAATGCCACAAGCTGGTCTGCCCATGAAAAGAACAGCAAGGGGAACAATTGTCAGGTCTCCAACCTgaggctctttaaatcaccactggagcactgTGTCGTAGAGGTAGGCCTTCCCCGGCTCAGAAACTAAGCCAAGGCCGAAGCCCATGCGTGCTATGTGCTGTGTGAGAAGCGAGTCTCCTGACCGAGGTGAGCAAGAATTTTCAATGCTTGCAATTCTGAGAGAATAGGAACTACCAGATAACTTAAAAGGGCCAAATGCTTTGTTTCCTCTTCTTCCTCGCAAAATTCTGTGTCAAGACACTGCCTCTGTAAAGGTATATAAGCCCTGACATTTGAGCCAGGGAGGCTGGGCTCGTATTGTCAAGGGCAGACTATCTGTCGCTCTGTGTCCCCCGCTCCATAGCTGTGGGAATAAAGACTGCTTCTATCCGACCTGAACCCTCAAATTAGAGCGTGTTGTATTCCACGACAACGTTTACACAGAATCTTGTACACagtaaaaaagagctcgataaatgtttggaggtttggtccatagatggctgttagcaaggggtaaggtatggtgcctagccttttgtcgaaggcgggagacggatgtcaggagacaaatcacttgattgttgtcttcggttcacctcctctggggcacctggtattggctactgtcagcagacaggatactgggctagatggacctttggtctgacccagtatggccgttcttatgttcttatgaatgtaAGTGTGTCTGTGAAGAGCTGAtgatttcctttttcagtttgtACTGGTCTATATGTGTATACATCGGTCTCTGAAGTGAGGAGAATTAGCTACAaacttgtatttcaaatgtttgccaCTGGGGGAGCTCAACAAGAGGCGTGGCCAGCCTTCAGCGAGAAAATTGTTCGTCAAGTACATAGAAACACTTGGTTGAGAATGTATCTCAGGGGATGGCAATGCACATCTGATGAGCTTGCTTGTGAATCTTCACACCACCGTGGGAACACTACCTGCTGCGTAAGAAGGACCGAGTCACTCATGGATTGGGGACTTTCTAATTTGACAGACTCCATCTTGGGGCATACTTTTACATAGCGGCCATGTCGACACAAGAGGCTTTTTCCAGCgcaactgggcttttgtcagaaaaacccacagagtgtctgcacacaaaatgttctttgtcaacagtttgttgacaacaCCCACTGTATCTGCCGGCAGTGTTACATCTCTTCCAGTTCAGGTATAACGTTTCTATTGAGaatgttctgttgagaaaacaacTGGGTCCCCTTTCgacaacagacagggcatctggaTCCCAGgctgtcctgtttgcagagcttctggttggctgttctgtcacaAAAGGGCCGGGCACTCTAGGGGGTCTCTGGCAGAGCAGCTTTCTCTTTCCATCCACCTTTATGTGCATACACAATTGCTCAACAGAGGACCTGGTGGGACATCTCttctggcagtgacttctgtcaacagatgcttcttgtgtagatgtggccaaaaggAACAACGGGAGTCCCTTCATGTGGGAACAAAAACAAGCCTGGGAGAGGGGCTCTTACATTTGTTTTCAATCCAGCTCCTCACCTCCTAATCATCTTTACTGTGAACTGAAGCCTGAGAGACCTGCAGACCCATCCTACCAGGGGATGTTTTCCAGAGATTTTCTatgagactgtgtctacattagaggcTTTTGCCtacaaaaacctgtggagcatccagattcccaggTGTTCTGTCCATAGTCAATCAACAAAACacggctcttttgtcaacagccatatccTGCTCCTTACGAGGCATAATGTCTCTTTCGACAGAGACTtcttgacagaaagccagtctgggcaccctgggggaggTCTTCcgtcaacaggcagggcttctgggacactgggctaccttgtctgctgtgcttagtTTGCCGTTTTGCCGATAGAGTGGCTGTGATCTGtagacaaaagttttgtcggaagatatcttccaacaaaaacgtctgtcgacaaatcactgtaCTCCAGAAATAGACCAAGACAGTACATCGTTCCATCTCTGCTGCAAACCTGTGCCAAGTACTTCGCAGCTGGTATGTATTTTTGATTCCTTTGacgcttttctttctttctttctttctgaataCTGGACATTTTATCAGAATCTGACACATTCTACCCAAAATGTTTTTCGGAAGTGAATATTTTTAAGGATACGCTGGATGTCAACGCTTAGAGAAAAAgacatcttttgaaaaaaggatttTGGGAATTTGTTTGTGCAAAATTAAACTAAGAAAGAAAACTTTTATTTATGGGTTTTATGTATTTTCTGTGAAAATAAAGGACCTTTTTCACCTAGCTGTGAGGTCTTTGCAGTGAGAAAAACCAGTGACAACAGCATATGATACAAATAAGATATTAATGTATCACAAGGGGGACACTGAGAAACACGTTGGGAGAGGTGTTCAGCCCATGAATTCCAACAACCAAGGCAAGAACAAGAGAGTATGTGCTACCCATTTACATTTCCCATGGGGGAAATTAACTCTTGAAAATTGCTGATGCTTTGCCGAGAAACTGAAAATGGACATCTTAATCATTTTAAAGCTTTTCAGCAAAGAAAAAACCAAGTTTTGAAGGCTTGAAAATGTTAAACCCAGCATTGCTGAAAGACGATGGAACAATGAACTGACCaaaacagagaaatctttggcaACTGGAATAACAAGGTcttgcgcgcgcgcacacacacacacacacacacacacacacacacacacacacacgcactcttATTCCCTGAAAAGCATGTAGAAACCAGGAGTTGTGACCCCCACTCCTTTACTCTACCCACTAGACCTTacgcctctcccagacacacacaaagaGCACTGGATCCTAAATCAGTGTTCTATACAATTGAAGGTAACGCCTCCCCTTCAACAGCTTAATTTCTGCCCATAGCTTTTTGGAGTGCTCCTTTCACGTCTTTGTTCCTCAGGCTGTAGATGATGGGGTTGAGCATGGGGATGACAATACCATAGAGCACAGGCAGGGCCCGGTCCTGCTCCTGTGAGTAGGAGGACTTGGGGCGGAGGTAGTTGAAAAGGATGGTGCCGAAGTACAGGCTGACCACAGTCAGGTGGGAAgcgcaggtggagaaggccttgTGGCGCCCGGCCCTGGTGCGGATCCTAAGAATGGCCAGCACAATGTATACGTAGGACACCAGAGTGCCTAGCAAAGAGCCCATGACAAGGCCACCACCCAAGATAAAGGTGACAACCTGGTTGACCTGGGTGTCAGAGCAGGAGAGCTGGAAGAGTGGTGGGacatcacagaagaagtggtggagGACGTTATCCTGGCAGAAGGACAGGATGGACATCAGGGAGGCGTGCACGGCTGAGTTGGCCAAGCCCATGGCCcaggcagtggctgccagcagggcgcATGCCCGCTGGCTCATGAGCAGGCCGTAGTGCAGTGGGTGGCAGATGGCcgcgtagcggtcgtaggccatcacccccagcagcaggcacTCGACGCCCCCGAAGGCGATGAAGAAGAACATCTGGCAGAGGCAGCCGGCCCACGAGATGGACATGTCCTGGGACAGGTAATTCGCCAGCATCTTGGGCACGGTGGAGCTGGTGTAGCCGATGTCCACCATGGAGAGATTGCCCAGGAAGAAATACATTGGCGTGTGGAGCCTGGAATCCAGGCTGGCCAGCACAATGATGAGCATGTTACCCACCAGGGCCACCAGGTAGATGGATGTAAAGACACCAAAGAGGATCAGCTGCTCTGCTGGATGGCTGGAGAGGCCTAGGAGGATGAATTTGGTCACTGAGGTGCCATTCTCCATCCCTGTGGGCTCCAGGAGGTCCATTCCctgaaggcagaggaagggacATGCTGTGAGAATTGGAGTGAGCCATTTATGCTTATTAGGAGCTTATCTGTAAAAAAGTATGTGAAAGCTAAAAAAGATACTGCAATGACCTACAATCGCAAATGCTGATGGGAAAAGGTATGAACAAGAGGCAGAGACTGAGTTAGTCCAGCATAGAATGTCTCCTGGTGGACCTCAAGGACCATGTTAAGATTATCCCAGTTAAACAAGAAAAGCAttgggttggaaatggatgacgtGTTAGAAAGTGGGTGGACCAAATTATGAGGAAATGGGCTATTCCCACCATTGGTTCCTTTCTGGCTCTtttaggctatgcctagattgcagggatttatcaacagaagtttttgtcggaagatggTTTCTGACAaacttgtcaacagattgtggccaaactgtaAAGCAGATCGCAAGAGTGATCCAgtgtgtcaacagagagcagccgacctcgactgctctctcaacaaaatggccaaccagaagcacagaagacagggctgcccggtgtcccagaagccctgtctgagAAGAGAGGGcctcccagaatgtccagactgcctttctgttgagagatctctgtcaacagaggcactagTCATTGTAGGGAGCAggataaggctgtcaacaaaagtgctacattccGTCAATTTACGTCAaaagaatgccttgggaatctggatgctccatgggttctgTTGACAacaccctctagtgtagacttaaccTTAAAGAATAGATGTGCTCAAGCAAAAATGAGGAAGAACAGACAGGGTCTGCTGGAGTGAGGTTCACTCAACCTGGCCACCACTCAAAGCATCTTGGTAGGTCTCACGCCTCTGTCATTCTGATTCAGGGCAGCTGTGaccatgacagagagagagatgcaagGTAACAACCCCATCTCTAACAGCTGGAGTTGAATACAATCTACTACCTGAGGTGGAACGAAATTGATTAGATGCTGGCAATGGAAAAATTTCACTTTTCCCCTACAGGACAATTATTATCATCATTCATACCATATAAGAGGCAGCCAGACAAGGACAGTGTTGCATCTGAAACTCTCTCCAAAAACAAGAGAGGTAGTTGCAATTAAAGAGCTGTTTAATAGTTTTCTTTCCAAACGCTTTAACTTTTTCTCCTGTACTGTGTGGGTCCTAGGACATTGACAAGACATGGTGGATGAAATGACACTTTTTATTTGGGCCAACTTCAGTTGCTGAGaatgagacaagctttcaaatcatgcataactctctctctctctctgcatttttcagtcttttttcttccttttcagtacaggttgaactgctttTGTCTGacagcctcaggacctgagtaAATTGTCTCTCCAGCAGGGACCCAGACATGCAAAACGGCTGTGATTTATGGGTTGTGGGTCTGTTTTGGTGCAGCAGATATTAGGGGGGCTACAGGACCAGCTGGGATAAGTGAGCTGGATGGGCCAATGAGGCAGTTGTAGGGTAGAAGAGACAGGGGAGCAGAAAGCAGGCTAGATAGACAAGGGTTTGATCCAGAGTAGT
The window above is part of the Carettochelys insculpta isolate YL-2023 chromosome 32, ASM3395843v1, whole genome shotgun sequence genome. Proteins encoded here:
- the LOC142004764 gene encoding olfactory receptor 5AP2-like, which codes for MENGTSVTKFILLGLSSHPAEQLILFGVFTSIYLVALVGNMLIIVLASLDSRLHTPMYFFLGNLSMVDIGYTSSTVPKMLANYLSQDMSISWAGCLCQMFFFIAFGGVECLLLGVMAYDRYAAICHPLHYGLLMSQRACALLAATAWAMGLANSAVHASLMSILSFCQDNVLHHFFCDVPPLFQLSCSDTQVNQVVTFILGGGLVMGSLLGTLVSYVYIVLAILRIRTRAGRHKAFSTCASHLTVVSLYFGTILFNYLRPKSSYSQEQDRALPVLYGIVIPMLNPIIYSLRNKDVKGALQKAMGSRKRHYAS